In a single window of the Lasioglossum baleicum chromosome 10, iyLasBale1, whole genome shotgun sequence genome:
- the Vps39 gene encoding vacuolar protein sorting 39 codes for MHDAYEQSSILNISVQIESMAAYDDNLLIGTREGHLLMYNVPCVTDDSHKLELLRHSKNFNKKRITQIDVVPEYNLLLILTDNILCIHDLNSPNFQQICQLQKTRGATLFTLDVQTTQSLTGEKNTFVRLCVAVKRKLQLYYWKAMKFEEFKDFELTVPDIPRELSWCGDSLILGFRGLSYTILDLNGKVKELFPTGKSPEPSVTKLSDNSFLLGKDSQSFIMNTKGELIQHNSVKWSDTPNAIAWDDPYLLGIVHDKLEVYTIEDCVHIQTIKDMNKARLVYRCKQGKVFVASISHIWCVRAVDVTLQIRTLLEQKQFQLALKLTSLSDITEDEKIKQTYKIQSLYAHHLFSNKRFQEAMDLFLKLGTDPYEVIILFPDLVISTSNHSEHNEPTPSLPKLEDHDLEKGLRALIVFLTKVRDKLMDDTKSKDKDNSKEKPSIKGEKNMTAVATEQLLKIIDTTLLKCYLQTTDALVAPLLRLNHCHLAEAERTLLMHQKYPELIILYQTKGQHRKALELLEKHAKEVDSSLKGTERTIQYLQQLGKDHMDLILKFAGWVLTEDPEQGLRIFMEDTQQVEQLPRPKVLDYLLRCHNELVITYLEHVVNIWEDTNPLYHNVLIHQYKEKCLNESEDNETPGEKEATQHIRQKLQQFLEKSAHYTPETILVHFPSNNLFEERAIILGRLGRHQQVISIYVNLLNDIQKAIDYCHNVYTRYQNQDNAEKQKQSDCAEEVYLMLIQQLLKPDDKGVSMTGCKPELQRTPQPDLEMALELLEKHASKINPLKALDILPNTVPIGRIKCFLEVSLQEKLNARRRLQMLKGLFYAEHLQVHEQRMHYESQSVLMTEFNICPVCKKRFSNQSAFARFPNGDIVHYSCQDRKGFQ; via the exons ATGCACGACGCTTACGAACAATCAtcgatattaaatatttctgttcaAATAGAGTCGATGGCTGCGTATG ATGATAATTTGTTAATTGGTACAAGAGAGGGTCATCTTCTTATGTATAATGTTCCTTGTGTGACAGATGACAGTCATAAACTAGAATTATTGCGCCATAGTaagaattttaataagaaacgtATCACACAAATCGACGTTGTGCcagaatataatttattgttaattctAACAG ATAATATTCTTTGTATACACGACTTAAATTCCCcaaattttcaacaaatttgCCAGCTACAAAAGACTCGTGGTGCTACGTTGTTTACATTAGATGTGCAAACCACTCAGAGTTTAACCGGCGAGAAAAATACATTTGTACGCTTGTGCGTTGCCGTGAAGCGCAAGCTGCAGTTGTATTATTGGAAAGCAATGAAATTTGAAGAATTCAAAGATTTTGAATTAACTGTACCTGATATACCGCGTGAATTGTCTTG GTGTGGAGATTCGCTGATTCTGGGTTTTCGTGGTTTGTCATACACAATATTAGACTTGAATGGAAAAGTTAAAGAATTATTTCCGACTGGGAAGTCACCTGAACCGAGCGTTACAAAATTATCGgacaattcatttttattagGGAAAGATTCTCAGTCATTTATTATGAATACAAAGGGTGAATTGATTCAACATAATTCGGTAAAGTGGTCCGATACACCGAATGCAATAG CTTGGGATGATCCTTATCTACTTGGGATTGTGCACGATAAATTAGAAGTATACACTATAGAGGACTGTGTGCACATTCAAACGATAAAGGACATGAACAAAGCGAGACTCGTATACAGGTGTAAACAAGGAAAAGTTTTTGTAGCGTCTATTAGTCATATTTGGTGTGTTAGAGCAGTTGATGTAACACTTCAAATTAGAACATTACTCGAACAGAAGCAATTTCAGCTGGCACTGAAATTAACT AGTTTGTCGGATATAACCGAGGACGAGAAAATTAAACAAACGTATAAAATACAATCTTTATACGCACATCATCTTTTCTCTAACAAAAGATTTCAGGAAGCAATGGACTTGTTTTTAAAGTTAGGAACCGATCCGTACGAAGTGATCATACTATTCCCTGACTTGGTTATATCTACGAGCAATCATTCTGAACACAACGAACCAACGCCAAGTTTGCCTAAACTAGAAGATCATGATTTAGAAAAAGGGTTGCGCGCGTTGATAGTATTCCTCACGAAAGTCCGAGACAAATTGATGGACGATACAAAGTCAAAAGACAAGGACAACAGTAAAGAAAAACCTTCGATCAAAGGAGAGAAGAATATGACAGCAGTAGCTACCGAAcaactattaaaaattatagACACAACTCTTCTGAAGTGTTATTTGCAGACTACAGACGCGTTGGTAGCACCGTTGCTTAGACTGAATCATTGTCATTTGGCGGAGGCTGAAAGAACATTGTTGATGCATCAAAAGTATCCCGAGCTTATTATACTGTACCAAACGAAAGGGCAACACAGAAAAGCTTTGGAGCTTCTCGAGAAGCATGCGAAAGAAGTTGATTCTAGCCTTAAAGGAACTGAGAGGACGATTCAGTACTTGCAACAGCTGGGAAAGGATCATATGGATCTGATTTTAAAATTTGCTGGCTGGGTGTTAACCGAAGATCCGGAGCAAGGACTTCGAATATTTATGGAAGATACACAGCAAGTTGAGCAGTTACCAAGACCAAAAGTATTAGATTACCTTCTCCGTTGCCACAACGAATTGGTTATAACGTATTTGGAACATGTAGTGAACATTTGGGAGGATACCAATCCGCTATACCATAATGTTTTAATACATCAGTAcaaagaaaaatgtttaaatgaatCAGAAGATAACGAAACACCTGGCGAAAAAGAAGCGACGCAGCATATCAGACAGAAATTACAACAGTTCTTGGAGAAATCAGCACATTATACCCCAGAAACGATACTTGTCCATTTTCCATCAAATAATCTCTTCGAGGAACGTGCAATTATTCTCGGACGACTTGGACGCCATCAGCAAGTCATATCGATATATGTTAATCTTTTGAACGACATACAGAAAGCCATCGACTATTGTCATAACGTATACACTAGATACCAAA ATCAAGACAACGCAGAGAAACAGAAACAATCTGACTGTGCAGAGGAGGTTTACTTGATGCTGATACAACAATTGTTGAAACCCGACGACAAAGGAGTTTCGATGACAG GATGTAAACCAGAACTTCAACGAACACCGCAACCTGATCTGGAAATGGCGTTAGAGTTACTCGAGAAACACGCCTCGAAAATAAATCCGTTGAAAGCGTTGGACATCCTGCCGAATACAGTTCCTATAGGTAGAATAAAGTGTTTCTTAGAAGTCAGTTTGCAGGAGAAATTGAACGCCAGAAGGAGGTTGCAGATGTTGAAGGGCTTGTTTTACGCGGAACATTTGCAAGTGCACGAGCAGCGTATGCATTACGAATCACAGAGCGTTTTGATGACCGAATTCAATATATGTCCAGTATGTAAAAAGAGATTTAGCAATCAGAG TGCATTCGCCAGGTTCCCGAACGGCGATATTGTACACTACTCGTGTCAAGATCGCAAAGGATTTCAAtag